In the Flavobacterium sp. 90 genome, ATTATCAAGTTCACCGCAAATTGTAGTCAACCAAACTATTTATTGTTGGAAACATAAAACGTTCAATTTCTGTGGACATTTCAATTTTCGCAGAAACAAAAAAACCTTTCATTTCTGAAAGGTTTTTTGAACTAATATCTTTATTTCTGCTTTAGTAATTTTTCTAAATATTCGATTTTGTCTTTTTCCGCCTGAAGCAAACGCTCGTAAAGATTTTTATTTTCTTCGACAGTTTCCATCAATTTATCTAATGGATTGAAAGTGCAACTATTATTATTACCAAAATGGCTATCCTTTACCGTTTCATTAAAAGTATTAAAATAATTAATCATACCTTCTTCTGAAAAATTTTTAATGGCTTCAACCGTTACACCAAGTGCTTTTGCAACTTCGATAAGTTTAGCTTCATCAATCGTTTCGCTATTTTCTAATGCCGAAACTGCTTGTTGGTTTGTTCCTAAAGCTTGCGCCAAAGCTTCCTGTTTCATATCTCGAAGTTCACGAATACGGCTTATTTTTCGCCCTATATGATTTGGTTTTGTAAGTGTGCTCATAATTCAAAGATAATAATTAAGTCTAATAACTCGTAATCCGTAAAAAACATATTTATCGCTGTACGTCACGATCAAAAATGATTTGGTACAGTACAATCAATTCCTTCCTTCGTCGAGTTAAACAAAAGTAAGATTTTTATTATAATATTTTACAGAAAAATATAACAAGATACAAATTAAAAATATACGCCTTATGGAAACAAATGAAATTGAAAAATTAGCAAAACTTAAAAGATTAACCGCCCAATATTTTACAACTCTAAAACCAACAAAAGACAAAAACACTTATACAGTTCAATTTAAGATTGTCAATTATCTGGAACTAGGTTGCGTCATTACCGATATGCTAAAATTATGTATTCTGGCGCTAGATCACGATATGCATAAAATCGACCAGAAAAAACACGAATCTATAAATGTGAGTTTGATTCTGGAAACTGTTGTGCAGATGTTTCCTTTGGATGAATTTGAGTTTTTGAGTTATGTTGGGGAAATGGTTGGGGAATGATCTTCTGCTGATTTTGGTGGCGTAATTGAATTTTATTTTGATTACGGAAGCAACCGGATTTTGATTACGAAATTTATCGCCGTGGACGGATTAAAATCCGTCCCTACAATCTTTATCATGGACGGATTAAAATCCATCCCTACAATATGTTTCGTTCCTTCGGAACTTTTATGGGACTTCATAGAAATAACCGCAATATTGTCATTTCGACGAAGGAGAAATCTTCGCAAGTAACTCCGCAACGAAAGTTCAATCTTTGTCGAGCTTCTCGTGAGGATTTCTCCCTTCGATCGAAATGAACTGAATGGAATTTTACACTTCTGGTGGTGCGAGCGTCTCGCTCGTGCATATCAATTATAAGTTCACGAGCAAGACGATCGCATTAGCGAGAATTACAAAAAAACATAAGAATATTTTTACTTTTTAAACAAAAAAAAGATACTAATCTAATTTTTGTTCGTACTTTTGAAACAAATGAAAAAATTCTTCTAGAGAAGATCTTTTTTATAATTCATCTATGAAGTTAGTTTCAAAAAAAACTTCCTACATTTAATCAAAGAAATAAACTTATGGCAAAGCCTATTAAAAATACTCCTGTTTTAAAAGGTAAAGAAGCAGTTGACTTTTATAAAACTATCGAATTTAATAAAGATAGAAAAGTTAGTGCCGACTCTTTAGCCAAAATTCGAACTGATGCTGGCTCTTTAAAAGAACTTCTAAAAGTCAATTAATGCCTTTTACAGGATTTTCATTTTTCGAATTAAACCCTACAACAACTATTAAACCTTTTGAGTGTGGTGATATTGATTTGAATAGTTTTCTTAACGATAAAGCAATTCCTTATAAAAAAGATTTACTTGCTACTACTTATTTGCTTGAAAACGAAAATAAAACTATTGCATATCTAAGCATATATAATGATGCTTTGGCTGTTCAGGAAAATCATTTTGCTTCTAAAAATGCTTTTAAGCGATTGATAAAAGAAATTATCAATCATCCTAAACGACATTTGAGACAATTTCCAGCCATAAAAATAGGTAGATTAGCCGTTTGTGAGATTACAAAAAAAGAACGCAAAGGAATTGGCCGAGCTCTTGTAAATTTTGTTATTGATTTAGCATTAGAGCAAAATAGCAAATGTGCTTGTCAATTATTAACTGTAGATGCCTACGAAAAATCACTTGGCTTTTATGAAACATTAGGTTTTAAATTTCTTTCTGAAAATGATATTGGAGAAGATACCAGACAAATGTATTATGATCTTCGACCACTGATGAACACATTAAATGAAGTTTCAAAGTAATTTTTCTTATTAAGCTTTTTTAATTTTTTGCTTCTGCTGAAGCGAGTATTTCGCTCGTGCACATCAACTGAATTTTATTTTTTTTCATGTAATCTTTGCGTTCACGAGTGAGACACTCACGCTCACGGGGAAAGTAATTTCAAAAAGTTTGGATGTATTCCTTCTTTCTCAATTTGTTCAAAAAACTCTTTTACTTCAACAGCAATCATTTTAGTCAATTTCTTTTCAAGTAAAGTAGGGTCAATAAAAGGAAATTGTCTAATAAATAATACTTATTTAACACTCACCCTTTTGAATAATTCATAACTCTTAATGTACTCTATTGGATTTCCATATTTCCAGCTACAAAACCAGCTATATAATCACCAAAAGTTTTACTTATAATTATTGTCTTTTTTATTATTATATTTATGTCTTTACAATTTAAATACTAAAGTAATGAATAATAATTATCAAAATGGTAAACTAATCTTTGGTCACTATGATACATTTGAAAATGTGTTTCCACAAGTAAGAGAGATAAAAGTAACAGTGACTGAAACTGGACGTAATATTTCATCATCACACCCGTCTATTTATAATTTTCGTAATTTTAGAGAAGTCATCAATTGTAGTAACTTAGCTTGTATATCTGGTGGGTTGAAAATCGGCAATATTGTACGTGAGATGATAGAAAATAAAGAAATATTTTTAGAGGTTAATGATTATAAATGCGAAGGCCACGAAAAACAAATAAATAAAATATGTTGGAATTTTTTCAGCTATAAAGTTGAAATAAGCTATAAATGATAATATGAAATTGAAGATAAATTCAACACAAGCAGAAAAAGATAAGTTTGTCGAAAAATTAAAACTAAAATTAAAAAAGTTAAATGATGATTGGAATCAATTATGGGATGAAACTTATGAGAGAGATGTTCATGAAGATGAGTTTGATGAATTAGAAAAGGAGATTGAAAAAATAAAATTCGGAATTCAACTTGGTAGCTATGAAAAATAAACCCGCTTATGAAGTTGAGAGAATTCGCTCAGCGATCAATAATCTTAGCAAACAAAACAAAAAAACCTCTCATTTCTGAGAGGTTTTCCTAAATCTATAAAACAGTAAATTCTACATATTCCTTCTATACTGCCCGCCAACTTCAAACAATGCCGAAGTAATTTGACCAAGTGAACAAACTTTTGTAGCTTCCATTAAATGGTCGAATAAGTTTTCGTTTTTAATTGCGGCTTCTTGTAGTTTGTTTAAATGCTCGTTTACTTTTGCTTCGTGAAACTGGTGTAAGTTATCGAGCATCGTTATCTGATATTGTTTTTCTTCTTCGGTGGCGCGAATTACTTCTGCCGGAATTACCGTTGGAGAACCTTTTGAGCTCAGGAAAGTATTTACACCCACAATTGGGAAATCTCCGTTGTGTTTTAGGGTTTCATAATACAAACTTTCTTCCTGAATTTTAGAACGTTGGTACATAGTTTCCATTGCACCAAGAACTCCGCCACGTTCTGTGATTCGGTCGAATTCTTGTAGAACGGCTGCTTCAACTAAATCTGTTAATTCTTCGATGATAAACGAACCTTGAATTGGGTTTTCGTTTTTAGCCAAACCTAATTCTTTATTAATAATCAACTGAATCGCCATTGCTCTACGCACAGATTCTTCGGTTGGTGTTGTAATTGCTTCATCGTATGCATTTGTATGTAGCGAATTACAGTTATCATAAATCGCATACAAAGCCTGTAAAGTGGTTCTGATATCATTAAAATCAATTTCCTGTGCGTGCAATGAACGTCCGGAAGTCTGAATATGATATTTTAGCATTTGCGCTCTTTCGTTGGCTCCGTATTTGTTTTTCATGGCTTTTGCCCAAATTTTACGTGCCACACGACCAATTACTGAATATTCTGGATCTACTCCGTTCGAGAAAAAGAACGATAAGTTTGGTCCAAAATCGTTGATGTTCATTCCGCGGCTTAAGTAATATTCCACGTAAGTGAAACCATTCGAAAGCGTAAATGCCAATTGCGTAATTGGGTTCGCTCCAGCCTCTGCAATATGATATCCCGAAATCGAAACCGAATAGAAATTACGAACGTTTTTGGTAATAAAATATTCCTGAACGTCGCCCATTAATCTTAGTGCAAATTCGGTAGAGAAAATACAAGTGTTTTGCGCCTGATCTTCTTTTAAAATATCGGCTTGAACCGTTCCACGAACTTGCGATAATGTTTTGACTTTTATTTCATTATAAACTTCCAAAGGCAAAACCTGATCTCCGGTAACACCCAAAAGCATTAATCCTAAACCGTTATTTCCTTCCGGTAAATCACCTTGATATCTTGGTCGTTCTGTTCCTTTTTCTTTGTATATTTTGTTGATTTTAGCTTCAACTTCTTTTTCAAGATCGTTTGCTTTAATGTAATATTCGCATTGCTGATCGATCGCTGCATTCATAAAAAAACCCAACAACATTGGCGCTGGTCCGTTTATGGTCATACTTACAGATGTTAAAGCATGAACCAAATCAAAACCTGAATACAGTTTTTTAGCATCGTCTAAACAACAGATTGAAACTCCGGCATTCCCGATTTTTCCGTAAATATCAGGACGAATATCCGGATCGTTTCCGTATAAAGTCACACTGTCAAAAGCTGTCGACAGACGTTTTGCCGGCAATCCTGCGCTCACATAATGAAAACGTTTATTGGTTCTTTCCGGTCCGCCTTCTCCGGCAAACATTCTTGACGGATCTTCGCCTTCACGTTTAAACGGATACAATCCTGAAGCAAACGGAAATTCTCCGGGAACATTTTCCTGTAAATTCCAACGCAAAATATCTCCCCAGGCTTCATATTTAGGCAAAGCAATTTTTGGGATTTGTAAATGCGATAAACTTTCAGAATGTGTTGCAATCTTGATTTCTTTATCACGAACTTTAAACGAGTAAACCGGATTTTTGTATTTGGCTACTTTTTCAGCCCAATTCAGGATGATTTCCCAATTGTACGGATCTAAATCCATTTTTACTTTATCAAACTGATTTAGTAAAAGATTCAAAAAGATTCTGTTTTCGTTAAGTCCTTCGACTTCGCTCAGGATGACACTATTGTCTTCAATTCCTGCTTTATTTATCTGTGGAATTTTCCCTGAAACCGATTCTATCGTTTTAAAAATTCCGTATAGTTTTTGAGCTACTTTTTGTTGAGAAACCGCAATTTCATCATAAGATCTGTTATTCTCTGCAATTTCAGATAAATAACGTGTTCTGTGTGGCGGAATCACGAAGATTTTCTCGCTCATTTCCTTCGTAATCTGGAAAGTCGATTTTAATTCGGATTCAGTTTTCTCCACAATTTTATCCATAATCGCTTTATAAAGCGTGTTCATTCCTGGATCGTTGAACTGAGATGCAATTGTTCCGAAAACTGGCATTTCATCAGGATTTTTATCCCAAAGATTATGATTGCGTTGGTATTGTTTTTTAACGTCACGAATCGCGTCTAATGCTCCTCTTTTATCAAATTTATTTAAAGCTACAAGATCAGCAAAATCAAGCATGTCGATTTTCTCTAATTGCGTTGCAGCTCCAAATTCCGGCGTCATTACATATAAGGATACATCAGAATGGTCCATAATCTCCGTATCTGATTGTCCGATTCCTGAAGTTTCCAGAATAATCAAATCATATTTTGCGGCTTTCAAAACCTGAATCGCTTCGGCTACATATTTAGACAAAGCCAAATTTGATTGACGCGTTGCTAAAGAACGCATATAAACACGAGGATTATTAATAGCGTTCATTCGGATTCTGTCTCCTAAAAGTGCTCCTCCGGTTTTACGTTTGGAAGGATCGACAGAAATCAATCCGATAGTTTTCTCCGGGAAATCAATTAAAAATCTACGAACTAATTCGTCAACCAAAGATGATTTTCCTGCTCCACCAGTTCCTGTAATTCCCAGAACCGGAATTTTAGAATTGGCATTATTGGTGTGAATCTGATCGAAAACCGGTTTTGCAATCTCAGGAAAATTCTCCGCTGCCGAAATTAATCTTGCAATTGCCGTTGGAGTTTTATTTTCGATATGATCAATTTCTCCGTTTAGTTTATCTCCAATAGGATAATCAGAACGTTCCACCAAATCATTAATCATTCCTTGTAATCCCAAAGAACGACCATCATCCGGCGAATAAATTCTTGTTATTCCATATTCATGTAATTCTGAAATTTCGCTTGGCAGAATTACTCCGCCTCCGCCACCAAAAATCTTGATATGTCCTGCTCCTTTTTCATGCAGCAAGTCATACATATATTTAAAATATTCGTTATGTCCACCTTGATACGAAGTCATTGCGATTGCATTTGCATCTTCCTGAATAGCTGTATTCACAACTTCTTCGACACTACGATCGTGACCTAAATGTATTACCTCAACTCCCGTTGACTGAATAATACGGCGCATAATGTTGATGGCAGCATCGTGTCCGTCAAAAAGTGAAGCAGCGGTTACAATTCTTACTTTATTTTTAGG is a window encoding:
- a CDS encoding helix-turn-helix transcriptional regulator — protein: MSTLTKPNHIGRKISRIRELRDMKQEALAQALGTNQQAVSALENSETIDEAKLIEVAKALGVTVEAIKNFSEEGMINYFNTFNETVKDSHFGNNNSCTFNPLDKLMETVEENKNLYERLLQAEKDKIEYLEKLLKQK
- a CDS encoding GNAT family N-acetyltransferase; its protein translation is MPFTGFSFFELNPTTTIKPFECGDIDLNSFLNDKAIPYKKDLLATTYLLENENKTIAYLSIYNDALAVQENHFASKNAFKRLIKEIINHPKRHLRQFPAIKIGRLAVCEITKKERKGIGRALVNFVIDLALEQNSKCACQLLTVDAYEKSLGFYETLGFKFLSENDIGEDTRQMYYDLRPLMNTLNEVSK
- a CDS encoding methylmalonyl-CoA mutase family protein, whose amino-acid sequence is MEQQIPYNPKNKVRIVTAASLFDGHDAAINIMRRIIQSTGVEVIHLGHDRSVEEVVNTAIQEDANAIAMTSYQGGHNEYFKYMYDLLHEKGAGHIKIFGGGGGVILPSEISELHEYGITRIYSPDDGRSLGLQGMINDLVERSDYPIGDKLNGEIDHIENKTPTAIARLISAAENFPEIAKPVFDQIHTNNANSKIPVLGITGTGGAGKSSLVDELVRRFLIDFPEKTIGLISVDPSKRKTGGALLGDRIRMNAINNPRVYMRSLATRQSNLALSKYVAEAIQVLKAAKYDLIILETSGIGQSDTEIMDHSDVSLYVMTPEFGAATQLEKIDMLDFADLVALNKFDKRGALDAIRDVKKQYQRNHNLWDKNPDEMPVFGTIASQFNDPGMNTLYKAIMDKIVEKTESELKSTFQITKEMSEKIFVIPPHRTRYLSEIAENNRSYDEIAVSQQKVAQKLYGIFKTIESVSGKIPQINKAGIEDNSVILSEVEGLNENRIFLNLLLNQFDKVKMDLDPYNWEIILNWAEKVAKYKNPVYSFKVRDKEIKIATHSESLSHLQIPKIALPKYEAWGDILRWNLQENVPGEFPFASGLYPFKREGEDPSRMFAGEGGPERTNKRFHYVSAGLPAKRLSTAFDSVTLYGNDPDIRPDIYGKIGNAGVSICCLDDAKKLYSGFDLVHALTSVSMTINGPAPMLLGFFMNAAIDQQCEYYIKANDLEKEVEAKINKIYKEKGTERPRYQGDLPEGNNGLGLMLLGVTGDQVLPLEVYNEIKVKTLSQVRGTVQADILKEDQAQNTCIFSTEFALRLMGDVQEYFITKNVRNFYSVSISGYHIAEAGANPITQLAFTLSNGFTYVEYYLSRGMNINDFGPNLSFFFSNGVDPEYSVIGRVARKIWAKAMKNKYGANERAQMLKYHIQTSGRSLHAQEIDFNDIRTTLQALYAIYDNCNSLHTNAYDEAITTPTEESVRRAMAIQLIINKELGLAKNENPIQGSFIIEELTDLVEAAVLQEFDRITERGGVLGAMETMYQRSKIQEESLYYETLKHNGDFPIVGVNTFLSSKGSPTVIPAEVIRATEEEKQYQITMLDNLHQFHEAKVNEHLNKLQEAAIKNENLFDHLMEATKVCSLGQITSALFEVGGQYRRNM